Proteins encoded together in one Oceanobacillus iheyensis HTE831 window:
- a CDS encoding TRAP transporter large permease, whose product MAVQAGLILLVGIVFLLIIGVPIAISVGVSSVLAMFTILEFDNGLLTSAQRMFTGINSFTLLAIPFFVLAGVIMNNGGIASKLINCAKILSGKMPGSLAHTNILANMLFGSISGSAVAAAAAVGSTMGEQQEKEGYKREFSAAVNIGSAPTGMLIPPSNIMIVFSLVSGGTSIAALFLAGYVPGLLWGLACILVALIIAKKRGYKSQIEISWKQKLLVILDAIPSLLLIVIVIGGIVGGVFTATEGSAIAVVYSLLLSFVYRSIKIRDLPSILLEATRTTSIVVFLIGVSTIMSWVMSFTNIPGLIADLLLSISDNMIIILLIMNIVLLIIGTFMDPTPAVLIFTPIFLPIALDLGMDPIHFGIMMVLNLSIGTITPPVGPVLFVGARVAKLPIENVIKPLAPFFLVTIVLLLLVTFVPAISLFIPKLFGVME is encoded by the coding sequence TATGTTTACGATATTAGAGTTTGATAATGGTCTTCTCACATCAGCACAGCGTATGTTTACAGGAATAAATTCATTTACGTTACTAGCAATCCCATTCTTTGTATTAGCAGGCGTTATTATGAATAATGGAGGCATCGCGTCGAAATTAATCAATTGTGCAAAAATTTTAAGTGGAAAAATGCCTGGATCCTTAGCGCATACAAATATTTTAGCTAATATGCTATTCGGTTCTATTAGTGGATCGGCTGTTGCTGCAGCAGCTGCAGTCGGAAGCACGATGGGAGAGCAACAAGAAAAGGAAGGCTATAAAAGAGAGTTTAGTGCAGCTGTAAATATAGGCTCCGCACCAACGGGTATGCTCATTCCACCTAGTAATATTATGATTGTCTTCTCACTAGTTAGTGGTGGTACTTCTATAGCAGCTTTATTTTTAGCTGGATACGTACCTGGACTTTTGTGGGGCCTTGCTTGTATTTTGGTAGCCCTTATCATTGCGAAGAAGAGAGGTTATAAAAGCCAAATAGAAATAAGTTGGAAACAAAAATTATTAGTAATACTGGATGCGATACCAAGTCTTCTGCTTATCGTGATCGTAATTGGCGGTATAGTAGGAGGAGTATTCACCGCTACGGAAGGGTCGGCCATAGCGGTAGTGTATTCCTTGCTATTATCATTTGTCTACCGGTCAATTAAGATAAGAGATTTACCAAGTATTTTATTAGAAGCTACTAGAACAACTTCTATCGTGGTGTTTTTAATAGGTGTTTCTACCATTATGTCTTGGGTAATGTCTTTCACAAACATTCCAGGACTAATCGCTGATTTATTACTTTCCATTTCGGATAACATGATTATTATTTTATTAATCATGAATATCGTTTTACTTATTATTGGTACATTTATGGATCCGACTCCGGCAGTACTTATTTTTACACCGATTTTTTTACCTATTGCATTAGATCTAGGAATGGATCCAATTCATTTTGGGATTATGATGGTATTGAATTTAAGTATTGGAACGATTACTCCCCCTGTAGGACCGGTTTTATTTGTCGGAGCAAGAGTTGCTAAGTTACCGATAGAAAATGTGATTAAGCCACTGGCTCCATTTTTTCTAGTAACGATTGTGTTATTATTACTGGTTACTTTTGTTCCAGCTATATCTCTGTTCATTCCTAAATTATTTGGAGTAATGGAATAG